In Ailuropoda melanoleuca isolate Jingjing chromosome 4, ASM200744v2, whole genome shotgun sequence, the following proteins share a genomic window:
- the FSTL3 gene encoding LOW QUALITY PROTEIN: follistatin-related protein 3 (The sequence of the model RefSeq protein was modified relative to this genomic sequence to represent the inferred CDS: inserted 2 bases in 1 codon) produces the protein PLPWGALAWAVGFVGSVGSGDPAPGGVCWLQQGREATCSLVLKTDVSQAECCASSNIDTAWSNFTHPGNKISLLGFLGLVHCLPCKDSCEGVECGPGKACRMQGGRPRCECAPDCAGLPARLQVXGSDGATYRDECGLREGPARGRTAPLTRPGAPPAESCAHVLCPRPQSCVVDQTGSAHCVVCRAAPCPAPSSPGQELCGNNNVTYMSSCHLRQATCFLGRSIGVRHPGSCAGTPEPSDAGSEEEEENFV, from the exons CCACTGCCCTGGGGGGCCTTGGCTTGGGCTGTGGGCTTCGTGGGCTCCGTGGGCTCTGGGGACCCCGCGCCCG GTGGTGTGTGCTGGCTCCAGCAGGGCCGAGAGGCCACCTGCAGCCTGGTGCTGAAGACCGACGTGAGCCAGGCGGAGTGTTGCGCCTCCAGCAACATTGACACCGCTTGGTCCAACTTCACTCACCCAGGGAACAAGATCAGCCTTCTGGGCTTCCTGGGCCTTGTCCACTGCCTCCCCTGCAAAG ATTCGTGCGAGGGCGTGGAGTGCGGCCCCGGCAAGGCGTGCCGCATGCAGGGGGGCCGCCCGCGCTGCGAGTGCGCGCCCGACTGCGCGGGGCTCCCGGCGCGCCTGCAGGT TGGCTCGGACGGCGCCACCTACCGCGACGAGTGC GGCCTGAGGGAGGGGCCCGCCCGCGGCCGGACCGCGCCCCTGACCCGCCCCGGCGCCCCGCCCGCAGAGTCGTGCGCGCACGTCCTGTGCCCGCGGCCGCAGTCGTGCGTGGTGGACCAGACGGGCAGCGCTCACTGCGTGGTGTGTCGCGCGGCGCCCTGCCCCGCGCCCTCCAGCCCCGGCCAGGAGCTCTGCGGCAACAACAACGTCACCTACATGTCGTCGTGCCACCTGCGCCAGGCCACCTGCTTCCTGGGCCGCTCTATCGGCGTGCGCCATCCCGGCAGCTGTGCAG gcACTCCTGAGCCGTCAGACGCGGGgtccgaggaggaggaggagaacttCGTGTGA